The following are encoded together in the Timaviella obliquedivisa GSE-PSE-MK23-08B genome:
- a CDS encoding DUF433 domain-containing protein — protein MVSVSNGQLSIIRTKRGLTIAGTHITLYDVMDHLAAGWTPKLILNWLPLTEEQLNAAIFYINANRAEVEAEYQTVLQATQEMQEYWEDKNRERLAQIAKMPPKSGQEESYAKLQGWKAKLGLAA, from the coding sequence ATGGTTTCAGTATCGAATGGGCAACTATCTATTATTCGTACAAAACGCGGATTAACGATCGCAGGTACCCACATCACGCTCTACGATGTTATGGATCATCTTGCAGCGGGATGGACACCCAAGCTAATTCTGAACTGGCTTCCTTTGACAGAAGAACAACTCAATGCAGCAATCTTCTACATCAATGCCAACCGCGCTGAGGTAGAAGCAGAATACCAAACTGTTTTACAAGCAACCCAAGAGATGCAGGAATACTGGGAAGACAAAAATCGAGAACGTTTGGCTCAAATTGCTAAGATGCCTCCAAAGTCAGGACAGGAAGAGAGTTATGCTAAACTCCAAGGCTGGAAAGCGAAGCTTGGACTGGCTGCATGA